The following coding sequences are from one Candidatus Neomarinimicrobiota bacterium window:
- a CDS encoding geranylgeranylglyceryl/heptaprenylglyceryl phosphate synthase, whose translation MSAWANLLKKVETRGSAYLVLVDPDSIEQDSVPDIARQISDGDADGILVGGSLINSGDFESTLTALKKSTDLPLIIFPGSSEQVSETADMLLYLSLLSGRNADKIIGEQVKSAMRIKKSNIESVSTAYLLIESGSITTAQFMSGTLPLPRKKYDIAVAHAVAAELLGMKAIYLEAGSGADLPVPLKTVSAVTAEVDIPVFVGGGIRSPETAELRARAGASFIVTGSVHESEMDSKSVKEFAKAIHWKE comes from the coding sequence TTGTCCGCTTGGGCAAATCTTCTTAAGAAAGTTGAAACAAGGGGCAGCGCTTATCTTGTCCTGGTGGACCCCGATTCGATAGAACAGGATTCCGTTCCTGACATTGCAAGGCAAATATCGGATGGAGACGCGGATGGAATTCTCGTCGGAGGAAGTCTGATTAACAGTGGAGATTTCGAATCAACTCTTACCGCACTGAAAAAGTCCACCGATTTGCCGCTGATAATATTCCCCGGCTCGTCAGAGCAGGTGTCAGAGACAGCCGATATGCTGCTTTATCTTTCCCTGCTTAGCGGGCGAAACGCCGATAAAATTATCGGCGAACAGGTAAAATCGGCAATGCGGATAAAAAAATCGAATATAGAATCTGTTTCCACGGCGTATCTTCTAATTGAATCAGGGAGTATTACAACAGCGCAATTTATGAGCGGAACGCTGCCGCTGCCAAGGAAGAAATATGATATAGCGGTAGCTCATGCCGTTGCAGCGGAGCTTCTCGGTATGAAGGCGATATATCTTGAAGCGGGGAGTGGCGCGGATTTACCGGTACCGTTGAAAACCGTTTCCGCTGTGACCGCAGAAGTAGATATTCCTGTGTTTGTAGGCGGAGGTATTCGTTCTCCCGAAACAGCGGAGCTCAGAGCGCGAGCGGGCGCTTCTTTCATTGTAACAGGCAGTGTTCATGAATCGGAGATGGATTCTAAATCAGTAAAAGAATTCGCAAAAGCAATACATTGGAAAGAGTAA
- the xerD gene encoding site-specific tyrosine recombinase XerD gives MSKRIRKSNTLERVTNSEKTELSNGLRDFFIHLRLERNLSENTISAYGTALNRYLLTLRDKGISKARDIDSGVIASMFTELSALGLSARSVAQNLSAIKAYHRYLEDEKIAVEDPTINFQTPKIGKKLPQVLEYTEIKRILDAIDTSTLIGIRDRAMHETLYGAGLRISELINLSKANIFRKEEFIRVIGKRSKERFIPLGEEAFRWIGLWETDARPQLFKIEISEDYLFLNNRGKKMSRDGFFKIFKKYVAKAGIDKNISPHTIRHSFATHLLEGGADLRSVQEMLGHASIATTQIYTHLDREYLKEVHKSFHPRG, from the coding sequence ATCAGTAAAAGAATTCGCAAAAGCAATACATTGGAAAGAGTAACAAACAGTGAAAAGACTGAATTAAGCAACGGGTTACGCGATTTTTTTATCCACCTCCGATTAGAAAGAAACCTTTCGGAAAATACTATATCCGCATATGGCACAGCGCTAAATCGTTATCTGCTTACACTCCGGGATAAAGGAATCTCCAAAGCCCGGGATATTGATTCGGGAGTCATTGCTTCGATGTTCACCGAGCTGTCCGCATTAGGTCTCTCTGCCAGAAGCGTGGCGCAAAATTTATCAGCCATAAAAGCATATCACAGATACCTTGAGGACGAAAAAATAGCGGTGGAAGATCCCACAATTAATTTTCAGACGCCGAAGATAGGTAAAAAGTTACCTCAGGTTCTTGAGTATACTGAAATAAAGCGTATATTAGACGCAATTGATACATCCACTCTAATCGGGATTAGAGACAGGGCAATGCACGAAACATTATACGGCGCCGGATTGAGAATAAGTGAGTTGATTAACTTAAGTAAAGCGAATATTTTCAGAAAAGAGGAATTTATCAGGGTTATCGGTAAAAGATCCAAAGAAAGGTTTATACCTTTGGGGGAAGAAGCGTTCAGGTGGATTGGATTGTGGGAAACCGATGCGCGACCGCAATTATTCAAAATAGAAATTTCTGAGGATTATCTCTTTCTGAACAATAGAGGCAAGAAAATGTCTCGTGACGGATTCTTTAAGATATTTAAAAAATATGTTGCGAAAGCAGGCATAGACAAAAATATAAGTCCGCACACGATTCGTCATTCCTTTGCTACTCATTTGCTTGAAGGCGGAGCCGACCTTCGTTCGGTGCAGGAGATGTTAGGGCATGCCAGCATTGCTACAACTCAAATCTACACTCATCTTGATCGCGAATATTTGAAAGAAGTACATAAATCTTTCCATCCCAGAGGATAG
- a CDS encoding site-2 protease family protein, translated as MNISALLLSIPPILFALSFHEYAHGWMANRLGDPTAKNEGRLTLNPLAHLDPLGTLMIVIVHFGWAKPVPVNPYNLADPKKDMLKIALAGPVSNVLMAAATGLLIRLMQGMGMYVDGSFLGFFQYMLYFLVMINLVLAIFNMIPIPPLDGSKILFGLLPTEYEESFIRYESKGPMILLGLVIVNNFFGIPIFSTFISPFVTFFSTVFVGRNLISLF; from the coding sequence ATGAATATTTCAGCACTGTTACTCAGCATTCCTCCGATTCTATTCGCGCTGAGTTTTCATGAATACGCACACGGATGGATGGCGAACAGATTGGGAGATCCGACGGCAAAAAATGAGGGTAGATTAACTCTTAACCCTCTTGCTCACCTCGATCCTTTAGGAACTTTAATGATAGTTATAGTGCATTTCGGTTGGGCAAAACCGGTTCCGGTAAATCCCTATAATTTGGCTGACCCGAAAAAAGATATGCTCAAAATTGCGTTGGCAGGTCCTGTCTCTAATGTACTGATGGCGGCGGCAACGGGACTTCTTATTCGCCTGATGCAAGGAATGGGTATGTATGTGGACGGAAGTTTTCTCGGGTTTTTTCAATATATGCTTTACTTTTTAGTGATGATAAATCTTGTTCTGGCGATTTTCAATATGATACCTATTCCGCCTCTCGACGGATCAAAAATACTATTCGGACTACTCCCAACCGAATATGAAGAAAGTTTTATAAGATATGAGAGCAAGGGACCTATGATACTTTTAGGTCTTGTAATAGTGAATAATTTCTTTGGAATACCAATATTCTCCACTTTTATTTCGCCTTTCGTAACATTCTTCAGCACTGTTTTCGTTGGCAGGAATCTCATAAGCCTTTTCTGA
- the hutG gene encoding formimidoylglutamase — MKLLSDKFELSKADIQRRDSDERDPRALDLFKPYEGKKVDFGLLGVPFDGAVKGRPGARHAPDSIREAFRFYSTYNYEHDVDVSGMNAADFGNVKLTRENVKEAHDRITSAVGQLLSVADVPMIMGGDHSITFATVKALSEVTEGNIGIITFDSHNDVREYEDDDISSGTPFRRILEEIEGEPVKGKNIVQIGLHGFLNSSYYRDYAISKEMMIFTADVVRTMGMENVIKGALMQAGDGTEAIYLSVDIDSVDQAEAPGVSAPSPGGLSSSELLKGIFHIASESKVKCMDVVEIAPPLDSSGNSARLGANALLYFLGGKAKSIG; from the coding sequence ATGAAATTACTTTCAGATAAATTTGAACTTTCAAAGGCTGATATTCAGCGTAGGGATTCGGATGAAAGGGATCCGCGCGCGTTGGATTTGTTTAAACCCTACGAGGGTAAAAAGGTTGATTTCGGTCTTTTAGGAGTCCCGTTTGACGGAGCCGTAAAAGGCAGACCCGGCGCTCGCCACGCTCCTGACAGTATCAGGGAGGCTTTCAGGTTTTATTCTACATATAATTATGAGCATGATGTTGATGTATCCGGAATGAATGCGGCGGACTTCGGGAATGTTAAACTGACCCGGGAGAACGTTAAAGAGGCACACGATCGGATCACATCTGCTGTCGGACAACTGCTCAGCGTCGCCGATGTTCCTATGATAATGGGAGGGGATCATTCAATTACTTTTGCAACCGTAAAAGCGCTTTCCGAGGTGACCGAAGGAAATATCGGCATAATAACATTCGATTCGCATAATGATGTGAGGGAATATGAAGACGATGATATTTCAAGCGGCACTCCGTTCAGGCGGATTTTGGAGGAAATTGAGGGCGAACCTGTCAAGGGGAAGAATATCGTCCAAATAGGACTTCATGGATTTCTTAACTCTTCGTACTATCGTGATTATGCTATTTCAAAAGAGATGATGATTTTCACTGCCGACGTTGTTCGGACGATGGGGATGGAAAACGTTATTAAAGGAGCGTTGATGCAGGCAGGGGACGGCACAGAAGCGATTTACCTTAGCGTAGATATTGATTCGGTTGACCAGGCGGAAGCTCCGGGTGTTAGCGCTCCCAGCCCGGGAGGTCTCAGCTCTTCCGAGCTCCTTAAAGGGATTTTTCACATCGCAAGCGAATCAAAAGTAAAATGTATGGATGTTGTGGAAATAGCGCCGCCACTTGATTCGAGCGGAAACAGCGCACGGCTCGGCGCAAACGCTTTGTTGTATTTTCTTGGAGGAAAGGCTAAAAGCATTGGGTAA
- the mutL gene encoding DNA mismatch repair endonuclease MutL yields MGNIKVLSDDLISKIAAGEIVERPASVVKELVENSIDAKASRIKVAIMNGGKSMIKIVDNGSGMTEDDALLALERHATSKIHSYNDLVGVMTLGFRGEALPSISSVSRFEIITSPANAKHGTKIVVAGGSIRSVSPSEAIEGTSITVKNLFYATAARRKFLKSVQVEYRHILEAVKRFALGYPEIEFEFYNGDKKVFHTKKSDLEERIATTFSREYIPKIKEINGSGRTVTVSGYAGDLKLLRRSRGEQYLYLNRRYIKDRKMSSAVFKGYGDLIGRGEFPFFVLNLTTDPKSVDVNVHPSKMEAKFKNEWDVYETIKNSVHEAVHPASRQMTDTFRPVYNDQMKVAEETKSHHNSTVIQFLPSRPAPNESVRNDSLDRLSDMISEKEKGFSPAVNTYIETFPELEGNLPSPEKIVWQIHNKYIISQVKSGLTIIDQHVAHERILYEKALHSLEKGGGQSQQLLFPHKVELSPEDYSVLLEILVFMNKIGFEITEFGERTILIQAVPADIKAGTEGKVLSEIIDNFRETNGKEIPAHKALAASFACKAAVKAGEKLTHEEMISLIERLFTTEYPYFCPHGRPVIINLTLDELDKRFERK; encoded by the coding sequence TTGGGTAATATTAAAGTTCTTTCCGATGATCTGATAAGTAAAATCGCCGCCGGCGAAATAGTGGAACGCCCCGCCTCTGTGGTAAAAGAATTAGTTGAAAACAGCATAGATGCTAAGGCTTCCCGGATAAAGGTAGCTATTATGAACGGCGGGAAATCTATGATAAAGATCGTTGATAACGGCAGCGGGATGACTGAGGATGACGCGCTTCTGGCTCTTGAGCGGCACGCAACGAGCAAAATACATTCCTACAATGATCTTGTGGGCGTGATGACTCTTGGATTTCGCGGCGAAGCTTTGCCGAGTATTTCATCAGTATCGCGGTTTGAGATTATCACCTCTCCCGCGAACGCGAAACACGGTACTAAGATTGTTGTAGCGGGAGGGAGTATCCGTTCAGTAAGTCCTTCTGAGGCAATTGAGGGAACGTCTATAACAGTCAAAAATCTCTTTTACGCTACCGCAGCCCGGCGGAAGTTCCTGAAATCTGTTCAAGTTGAATACAGGCATATCCTTGAGGCGGTAAAAAGGTTTGCATTGGGATATCCTGAGATTGAATTCGAATTTTATAACGGTGATAAAAAAGTATTTCATACAAAGAAAAGCGATTTGGAAGAACGGATCGCCACCACGTTTAGCCGCGAATACATTCCAAAAATAAAGGAAATCAATGGCAGTGGAAGGACTGTTACGGTCAGCGGCTATGCGGGAGACTTGAAGCTTTTACGCCGGAGTCGGGGAGAACAGTATCTCTATCTGAACAGACGATATATCAAAGACAGAAAGATGAGTTCGGCGGTGTTTAAGGGGTATGGCGATCTTATCGGCAGAGGAGAATTCCCTTTTTTCGTCTTAAATCTCACCACCGACCCGAAAAGCGTTGATGTAAACGTCCATCCTTCTAAAATGGAAGCCAAGTTCAAGAATGAATGGGACGTATATGAGACCATTAAAAATTCTGTTCACGAAGCAGTGCATCCCGCTTCCCGGCAGATGACCGATACTTTTAGACCTGTTTACAACGATCAGATGAAAGTTGCCGAAGAGACGAAATCTCACCATAACAGCACTGTCATACAATTTCTTCCTTCCCGACCGGCGCCGAACGAAAGCGTTCGTAATGATAGTCTCGATCGTCTGTCGGATATGATATCCGAAAAAGAGAAAGGTTTTTCTCCGGCAGTGAATACATACATTGAAACTTTTCCGGAACTTGAAGGGAATTTGCCTTCACCTGAAAAAATAGTATGGCAAATTCATAATAAATATATCATTTCCCAGGTGAAAAGTGGCTTGACCATAATTGACCAGCATGTGGCTCACGAGCGGATTCTTTATGAAAAAGCGTTGCACTCATTAGAAAAAGGAGGCGGTCAAAGCCAACAGCTTCTTTTCCCCCACAAAGTGGAGCTATCGCCGGAAGATTACTCTGTCCTATTGGAAATACTTGTGTTTATGAATAAAATTGGATTTGAGATAACTGAATTCGGCGAACGGACTATATTGATTCAAGCCGTACCCGCTGATATCAAAGCGGGAACTGAAGGAAAAGTATTAAGCGAGATTATAGACAATTTTCGCGAAACCAATGGAAAGGAAATTCCGGCTCATAAAGCTCTTGCCGCGAGTTTTGCGTGTAAGGCAGCTGTGAAAGCAGGAGAAAAACTCACTCACGAGGAAATGATCTCGTTGATCGAAAGGCTGTTCACCACAGAATATCCTTACTTTTGTCCACACGGTCGTCCGGTTATTATCAACCTGACATTAGATGAATTGGACAAAAGATTTGAACGAAAATGA
- the miaA gene encoding tRNA (adenosine(37)-N6)-dimethylallyltransferase MiaA gives MGQLPEVLAIVGPTAIGKTEVGIRVATELDGEIISADARQIYRYLNIGTAKPSSGEMRNIPHHMIDVVEPGEYFSAGKFGELGREHAADILTRGKTPIVVGGSGLYVRSLLDGLIEGNARDDLVRENISQEIKDFGIQSVYDRLMEIDSDYAENISPNDEVRIVRALEVYTLTGKTLTESFSDQNSSPHLNTLFAGLMMNREELVSRIEERVDKMIKDGLVDEVAKLIESGYAEKIKKLQTIGYSEVIEHLEGRINESTMLSEIKKHSRRYAKHQMTWFRSDSRIHWIDVGEIGDPASQIIEYWNNRTALN, from the coding sequence TTGGGTCAATTACCCGAAGTATTAGCGATTGTCGGTCCTACAGCGATAGGGAAGACTGAAGTCGGTATCCGTGTGGCAACCGAGCTGGACGGAGAGATAATCTCTGCTGACGCAAGGCAGATATATCGGTATCTGAACATCGGAACTGCAAAGCCTTCATCCGGGGAAATGAGAAATATTCCGCATCATATGATTGATGTGGTGGAGCCGGGAGAATATTTCAGCGCAGGGAAATTCGGTGAATTAGGTCGTGAACATGCCGCGGATATTCTAACGCGAGGGAAAACGCCGATTGTTGTCGGAGGCTCCGGGTTGTACGTTCGGTCGCTCTTAGATGGTTTGATTGAAGGCAACGCTCGTGATGATTTGGTGCGGGAGAATATTTCCCAAGAGATTAAAGATTTTGGAATTCAATCGGTATATGACCGCTTAATGGAAATAGATTCCGATTATGCAGAGAATATATCGCCCAATGATGAAGTCCGTATAGTCAGAGCGTTGGAAGTTTATACTCTGACAGGGAAAACTCTCACTGAATCCTTTTCGGATCAAAACAGCTCACCGCATTTAAATACACTTTTCGCCGGGTTAATGATGAACAGGGAAGAGCTCGTGAGCAGAATTGAAGAGCGGGTGGATAAAATGATAAAAGATGGGTTGGTTGATGAGGTAGCGAAATTAATTGAGTCAGGCTATGCAGAAAAGATTAAGAAATTGCAGACAATAGGATATAGCGAGGTAATAGAACATCTTGAAGGTCGAATAAACGAGTCAACAATGCTATCCGAAATAAAAAAGCACAGTAGGAGATATGCGAAACATCAGATGACGTGGTTTCGGTCAGATTCTCGGATACATTGGATAGACGTTGGAGAAATAGGCGATCCGGCATCGCAAATAATCGAATATTGGAACAATCGAACTGCACTGAATTGA
- a CDS encoding ABC transporter ATP-binding protein, translating into MSGKLHTIEVKNLKKNFKISKNKQISALNGISFNVKQGEIFGFIGPNGAGKTTTIKILLGFIPSTSGEVSIMGHDAESARFCVRIGYMPEDHSYYPHLKVKDFLKYLAELSFESGSVSEKVDKVIESFNLEKVYDRRLDDLSLGWNKKVALAAAFVDDPEIIVLDEPISGLDPIAVEELKSLLKECKTMNKTVLFSSHQLSEVEQIADSICIIDKGDIVKKGHIDELLSSSDAGSLKELFLNAVGEHS; encoded by the coding sequence ATGAGTGGAAAATTGCATACAATTGAAGTAAAAAATCTCAAGAAAAATTTCAAAATCAGCAAAAATAAGCAGATTTCTGCTCTTAACGGGATATCGTTTAACGTAAAACAGGGGGAAATTTTCGGTTTTATCGGTCCCAATGGCGCCGGGAAAACGACCACAATTAAGATATTATTAGGATTTATTCCTTCGACGTCGGGCGAAGTCAGCATAATGGGGCATGATGCCGAATCTGCGCGGTTTTGCGTGAGAATCGGTTATATGCCCGAAGATCATTCATATTATCCTCATCTTAAAGTAAAAGATTTTCTGAAGTATTTAGCTGAACTATCATTCGAATCGGGTTCCGTATCAGAGAAGGTCGATAAAGTGATTGAGAGTTTTAATCTGGAAAAAGTATATGACAGGCGCCTGGATGATCTGTCTCTCGGTTGGAATAAAAAGGTTGCATTGGCAGCTGCGTTCGTTGATGACCCTGAGATAATCGTTTTGGATGAACCTATATCGGGATTGGATCCTATTGCTGTGGAAGAGCTTAAATCTCTTTTGAAAGAATGCAAAACTATGAATAAAACGGTACTCTTTTCTTCGCATCAGCTTTCGGAGGTAGAACAAATTGCTGATAGCATCTGTATAATTGACAAAGGTGATATTGTTAAAAAAGGTCATATTGATGAGCTGCTTTCAAGTTCCGATGCCGGCTCCTTAAAGGAACTATTCTTAAACGCGGTGGGGGAACACTCTTGA
- a CDS encoding ABC-2 transporter permease, whose product MRRTLQIAKMTFGIFLRRPEVLMVAALGFLLITGVSMVLLNEDLARQVSVGIQKSQGIEIEKKTFIEGSLVYAEIFTVIASFLVGMSLIGRDIKSNSISLYLVKPITRVQYLLGKYLGGVLLSVSIFLFYLIFITIVLYIDGGAVQIPFFKIILLTFFKIALLYSIIIFFVQKMPGFVAALLGSAIYIGGYFAGDFYLMSLSTEGLIKYTSALVYYFLPHMVNVSPGSVMSSSTDLSVFFRWAFVYGLLYSGIWLYGALKLFNKRAL is encoded by the coding sequence TTGAGACGCACTTTGCAGATAGCAAAGATGACCTTCGGCATTTTCTTACGGAGACCGGAAGTTTTAATGGTGGCGGCTCTCGGGTTTTTACTCATAACCGGAGTGAGCATGGTACTTCTTAATGAAGATTTGGCTCGGCAAGTCAGCGTCGGAATACAGAAATCCCAGGGAATCGAAATTGAAAAGAAGACTTTTATAGAAGGCAGTCTGGTTTATGCTGAAATTTTTACGGTTATCGCAAGCTTTTTGGTGGGGATGAGCCTTATCGGCAGGGATATCAAGTCAAATTCAATTTCGCTTTATCTGGTGAAGCCGATTACAAGAGTGCAATATCTTTTAGGCAAATATCTTGGCGGAGTACTGTTATCAGTTTCGATATTTTTATTTTATCTTATTTTTATAACTATTGTCCTCTATATAGACGGCGGGGCTGTTCAAATTCCGTTTTTTAAGATTATCTTATTGACGTTTTTTAAGATCGCTCTTCTTTATTCCATAATTATCTTTTTTGTGCAAAAAATGCCCGGATTCGTTGCGGCATTGTTAGGCTCGGCAATATACATCGGCGGCTACTTTGCAGGGGATTTTTATCTGATGTCACTGAGCACAGAAGGATTAATCAAATACACTTCAGCGTTAGTCTATTATTTCTTGCCGCATATGGTGAATGTGAGTCCCGGTTCTGTTATGAGTTCATCAACCGACCTTTCGGTTTTTTTCCGGTGGGCATTCGTCTATGGACTATTATATTCAGGTATATGGCTATATGGGGCATTAAAGTTATTTAATAAAAGAGCGTTATGA
- a CDS encoding response regulator translates to MASPDKRPVVLVISEKPNEVSDLETQLPEKGFDVIIASDGYEGLLLAREKKPNLIITSFKIKRLNGAKLARLLKFDKKYQDIPIIAILEKDSQENLDEIHSLRIERYVTRPIDYDNLIMNIRNLFSESEIGGFIEEALL, encoded by the coding sequence ATGGCATCACCGGATAAAAGACCTGTTGTATTGGTAATCAGCGAAAAGCCGAATGAGGTGTCAGATTTGGAAACACAACTTCCCGAGAAGGGTTTCGACGTAATAATCGCTTCCGACGGTTATGAAGGTTTACTGCTCGCCCGGGAGAAAAAACCCAATCTTATCATAACAAGCTTTAAAATTAAAAGGCTTAACGGCGCGAAATTAGCAAGATTGCTCAAGTTCGACAAAAAATATCAGGACATTCCGATTATCGCTATTTTGGAAAAAGACAGTCAGGAAAATCTTGACGAAATCCATAGCTTGAGAATTGAGAGATATGTCACAAGACCTATTGACTATGACAATCTGATAATGAACATCAGGAACCTTTTCTCGGAAAGCGAAATCGGCGGATTTATAGAAGAGGCATTGCTTTAA
- a CDS encoding prepilin peptidase, with protein sequence MTFNPQYILDTWIFLVGATVGSFLNVVISRLPRGESIVKPASHCPKCDTPVKPYDNIPILSWLLLRAKCRSCKKPISVRYPLVELGVALLFLAMYQFFGLSWEFMSFISLGPLLLAVSLIDIDTQLIPDSILITGAIIGVLLALFGDAISIENSLIGGAVMSGTFFLIALLGEKIFKKESMGFGDVKLSAMIGIFIGWKLALLAIFLSTIFGSIIGMGGIILGRMKFGKPFAFGPFIALGAFVSGLWGEDILRLYIEWAFG encoded by the coding sequence TTGACTTTTAATCCTCAATATATTCTTGATACGTGGATTTTTTTGGTTGGTGCCACGGTTGGAAGCTTCCTCAATGTGGTAATTAGCAGACTGCCTCGAGGTGAATCTATCGTGAAACCGGCTTCTCATTGTCCAAAATGCGATACGCCTGTGAAGCCTTACGATAACATTCCGATTTTGAGCTGGCTGCTTCTCAGGGCAAAATGCAGGAGCTGCAAAAAACCTATTTCCGTACGATATCCTTTAGTTGAGTTAGGAGTGGCGCTGTTGTTTTTAGCGATGTATCAATTTTTCGGATTATCATGGGAATTTATGAGCTTTATATCTTTAGGACCGTTATTGCTTGCGGTGAGTCTTATTGATATAGATACACAGCTAATTCCCGATTCAATTTTGATTACAGGCGCCATTATAGGAGTGTTGCTCGCTCTGTTCGGTGACGCCATCTCAATAGAAAATTCGCTAATCGGGGGAGCTGTAATGTCCGGAACGTTCTTTTTGATTGCTCTATTGGGGGAAAAGATTTTTAAGAAAGAATCTATGGGATTCGGGGATGTAAAACTTTCTGCGATGATAGGCATATTTATAGGCTGGAAATTAGCTTTGTTAGCGATATTTCTATCGACGATTTTCGGTTCTATTATCGGCATGGGAGGAATAATATTAGGTCGAATGAAATTCGGGAAACCGTTTGCGTTCGGCCCTTTTATTGCCCTTGGAGCATTTGTCAGCGGCTTGTGGGGAGAAGATATACTTCGGCTTTATATTGAATGGGCATTTGGATGA
- the tadA gene encoding Flp pilus assembly complex ATPase component TadA, which translates to MTARGSDLIGDILLQDNKISKEDLERGLELQSDSNDTLGNILIKEKIVNEDTVVQALAKQSRIPYLDIEDYSLDVDSLKVLKAEEARKLHVMPLFVIGESLTIAISDPSDVLSVDEVTRITLLDVETVLSTSTAIDKALDTYYGTGDLLKSRTSTEDAAAQLQELGAEAASGEEDVSVVKMLDMIINQAIKTSASDIHIEPGEYDIRIRYRVDGALQKVFTPPKKLQSAIISRVKIMASLDIAETRLPQDGRIRHKIGDKKVDMRISTYPTFYGEKVVIRVLDIEKAQISLPALGLTGVNLDRYMKLIKNPNGIILVTGPTGSGKTTTLYASINEINREEINIITIEDPIEYELPGINQGQVNPKAGVSFSTALRSILRQDPDVIMVGEIRDLDTGALAIQAALTGHLVFSTVHTNDAAGAITRLINMGIEEFLVASTMRGVVAQRLVRKLCNECAKRYRPTETELKALGLKPSDDIIFRKPVGCMSCRKTGYQGRIGLYEVLIPNQAIVNLILNGGTSAEIKIEAVKNGMKTLRLEGLEKVKKGLTSIEEVMVITASDYDDDYSSADEDELNGAVGDSTIEQN; encoded by the coding sequence ATGACTGCAAGAGGAAGTGATCTCATTGGTGATATTCTTTTACAAGATAATAAGATATCTAAAGAGGATTTAGAAAGAGGATTGGAACTGCAATCTGATTCAAACGACACCTTAGGCAATATCTTAATAAAAGAAAAAATTGTTAATGAAGATACAGTTGTTCAGGCGCTCGCTAAGCAATCAAGAATCCCATATCTTGATATAGAGGATTACTCTCTCGACGTCGATTCATTAAAGGTTTTAAAGGCTGAAGAAGCCCGCAAATTACACGTGATGCCCTTGTTTGTTATCGGTGAAAGTCTGACAATTGCTATCAGCGATCCATCTGATGTGCTTTCGGTGGACGAAGTAACCAGAATCACTCTTTTAGATGTGGAAACTGTCCTCTCAACATCAACTGCCATTGATAAGGCGTTGGATACCTATTACGGCACCGGAGATCTGCTCAAATCACGCACAAGCACTGAAGATGCGGCGGCGCAGCTACAGGAATTAGGAGCTGAAGCAGCCAGCGGAGAAGAAGATGTATCTGTGGTCAAAATGCTCGATATGATAATAAATCAAGCGATAAAAACATCGGCATCGGATATTCATATAGAGCCTGGTGAGTATGATATACGGATCAGGTATAGAGTTGACGGCGCTCTACAAAAAGTGTTCACTCCGCCGAAAAAACTTCAGTCCGCGATTATTTCCAGAGTGAAAATTATGGCTTCTCTTGATATTGCGGAAACGAGATTGCCTCAGGACGGCAGAATTCGGCATAAAATAGGAGATAAAAAAGTTGATATGCGTATCTCAACCTATCCCACTTTTTATGGTGAGAAAGTGGTGATACGTGTTCTTGACATTGAGAAGGCACAAATATCGTTACCTGCTTTAGGTCTTACAGGGGTAAACCTTGACAGATATATGAAGCTTATTAAAAACCCAAATGGAATTATTCTTGTCACAGGCCCAACAGGTTCGGGAAAAACCACAACTTTGTACGCAAGTATCAACGAGATCAACAGAGAAGAGATTAATATTATCACTATAGAAGACCCTATCGAATATGAATTGCCAGGAATCAATCAAGGTCAGGTCAATCCCAAAGCCGGAGTGAGTTTCAGTACTGCGCTGAGAAGTATTCTCAGGCAGGATCCCGATGTGATAATGGTCGGGGAGATTCGAGACCTTGATACGGGTGCATTGGCAATCCAAGCTGCTCTCACAGGCCATCTGGTATTTAGTACTGTTCATACCAATGACGCAGCGGGAGCCATAACGCGATTAATAAATATGGGAATAGAAGAATTTCTTGTGGCATCGACGATGAGAGGAGTAGTTGCCCAAAGACTGGTAAGGAAATTGTGCAATGAATGCGCTAAGAGATACAGACCTACAGAGACAGAACTAAAAGCGCTCGGATTAAAACCGTCAGATGATATTATCTTCAGAAAGCCTGTAGGATGTATGTCATGCAGAAAAACCGGCTATCAGGGAAGGATAGGATTATACGAAGTGTTAATTCCCAATCAGGCAATTGTGAACCTAATTCTCAATGGCGGCACATCGGCAGAGATAAAAATAGAAGCGGTGAAAAACGGAATGAAAACTCTTCGATTGGAGGGTTTGGAAAAAGTTAAAAAGGGATTGACCTCAATAGAAGAAGTAATGGTAATCACAGCCTCTGATTATGATGATGATTATAGCAGCGCAGATGAGGATGAATTGAATGGAGCAGTTGGTGATTCAACGATTGAACAAAATTGA